From Primulina tabacum isolate GXHZ01 chromosome 2, ASM2559414v2, whole genome shotgun sequence, one genomic window encodes:
- the LOC142527952 gene encoding uncharacterized protein LOC142527952 isoform X1 yields MRIMQKQSFQHGFEIYCMDTMVQKEVLTKLEQHGKRSMIHRDDYGVFLSLMTSFTMGRLQELTGELFRRCRYIIFPMNDRWHWFLLVYKRDERIFKLWNSMHDPFAVGTAKVYTKFLAGSMRPLSGFDLVSEPVLREPCRQQGATLDCGVYACMWLECLARDTDEIWSYAQDVKMDTYRARLAATILFDENGLLKNKFE; encoded by the exons ATGAGAATTATGCAAAAGCAAAGTTTCCAGCATGGATTTGAGATTTATTGCATGGACACAATGGTGCAG AAAGAAGTCCTTACGAAATTGGAACAACATGGGAAAAGATCGATGATACATCGGGATGATTATGGAGTTTTTCTTTCACTGATGACATCTTTCACGATGGGTAGACTGCAGGAACTGACTGGAGAATTATTTAGAAGATGTAGATACATCATTTTCCCTATGAATGACAGGTGGCATTGGTTTTTGTTGGTTTACAAAAGAGATGAAAGGATATTTAAACTGTGGAACTCCATGCATGATCCATTCGCAGTTGGGACAGCCAAAGTTTAT ACAAAGTTTTTGGCTGGTTCCATGCGTCCGTTATCGGGATTCGACCTTGTAAGTGAGCCAGTGTTAAGAGAACCTTGTCGTCAACAAGGTGCAACCCTCGATTGTGGCGTctatgcatgcatgtggttggAGTGTCTAGCCCGTGACACAGATGAGATCTGGAGCTATGCACAGGATGTGAAGATGGACACTTATCGAGCACGTTTGGCAGCCACAATATTATTTGATGAAAATGGATTGTTGAAAAACAAGTTTGAGTAA
- the LOC142527952 gene encoding uncharacterized protein LOC142527952 isoform X2: protein MFVTPPSSTPRRKRKVTKQEVIDVEKKGNTPGKVAIDDFQGRSDFCGHEEADDEERKLVTNFLARKELKYVDFPWHWFLLVYKRDERIFKLWNSMHDPFAVGTAKVYTKFLAGSMRPLSGFDLVSEPVLREPCRQQGATLDCGVYACMWLECLARDTDEIWSYAQDVKMDTYRARLAATILFDENGLLKNKFE from the exons ATGTTTGTGACTCCACCTAGCTCAACACCAAGACGTAAGAGGAAGGTGACAAAACAG GAAGTTATAGACGTTGAGAAGAAAGGCAATACTCCTGGCAAGGTTGCCATTGATGATTTTCAAGGTAGATCAGATTTCTGTGGACATGAAGAAGCTGATGATGAAGAGAGAAAATTGGTGACAAACTTTCTTGCTAGAAAAGAATTGAAGTACGTTGATTTTCC GTGGCATTGGTTTTTGTTGGTTTACAAAAGAGATGAAAGGATATTTAAACTGTGGAACTCCATGCATGATCCATTCGCAGTTGGGACAGCCAAAGTTTAT ACAAAGTTTTTGGCTGGTTCCATGCGTCCGTTATCGGGATTCGACCTTGTAAGTGAGCCAGTGTTAAGAGAACCTTGTCGTCAACAAGGTGCAACCCTCGATTGTGGCGTctatgcatgcatgtggttggAGTGTCTAGCCCGTGACACAGATGAGATCTGGAGCTATGCACAGGATGTGAAGATGGACACTTATCGAGCACGTTTGGCAGCCACAATATTATTTGATGAAAATGGATTGTTGAAAAACAAGTTTGAGTAA
- the LOC142527952 gene encoding uncharacterized protein LOC142527952 isoform X3, giving the protein MFVTPPSSTPRRKRKVTKQEVIDVEKKGNTPGKVAIDDFQGRSDFCGHEEADDEERKLVTNFLARKELKWHWFLLVYKRDERIFKLWNSMHDPFAVGTAKVYTKFLAGSMRPLSGFDLVSEPVLREPCRQQGATLDCGVYACMWLECLARDTDEIWSYAQDVKMDTYRARLAATILFDENGLLKNKFE; this is encoded by the exons ATGTTTGTGACTCCACCTAGCTCAACACCAAGACGTAAGAGGAAGGTGACAAAACAG GAAGTTATAGACGTTGAGAAGAAAGGCAATACTCCTGGCAAGGTTGCCATTGATGATTTTCAAGGTAGATCAGATTTCTGTGGACATGAAGAAGCTGATGATGAAGAGAGAAAATTGGTGACAAACTTTCTTGCTAGAAAAGAATTGAA GTGGCATTGGTTTTTGTTGGTTTACAAAAGAGATGAAAGGATATTTAAACTGTGGAACTCCATGCATGATCCATTCGCAGTTGGGACAGCCAAAGTTTAT ACAAAGTTTTTGGCTGGTTCCATGCGTCCGTTATCGGGATTCGACCTTGTAAGTGAGCCAGTGTTAAGAGAACCTTGTCGTCAACAAGGTGCAACCCTCGATTGTGGCGTctatgcatgcatgtggttggAGTGTCTAGCCCGTGACACAGATGAGATCTGGAGCTATGCACAGGATGTGAAGATGGACACTTATCGAGCACGTTTGGCAGCCACAATATTATTTGATGAAAATGGATTGTTGAAAAACAAGTTTGAGTAA